One Stigmatopora argus isolate UIUO_Sarg chromosome 19, RoL_Sarg_1.0, whole genome shotgun sequence genomic window, gacaaagtaataaataaccagtgttttaatagtaataaaatatgtttaataggagtaaaattagacacatttcgcggagggtagagacagcgacatacacggaggtggGGGGAGGGGTGTTCGGTGGGACTTTAtccacaatgcactcgtaaacgaacaaacaaatttaaattaacttggataactatatacagacactcaacgtttactgtcacttcaaacaaaactgaattctaattttgtttcaatcttctttaccttacgtagttctacgggttgacaccacccggtggctccgccgaagtcttcaaaacgaacgcatcaagagttgtttggaacttgcctccccttcaaaatgtttcaaaaatgacgtgtaatccaagctttagaattagcgcgccacatcacttgtaggttctctttcttgatgttgtgtgtcttgaaagcacgcgggttctccgcattgtacaccagtagcggcttaattttacagtcaccgctcgcattagcacacaacgctagcgttaagcaGCCCTTCATAGGTTTGTGCCCTGGTAatgccttctcctctgccacgatgaatgtccgcctggtcatctttttccaaaaaagacaagtttcgtcgcagttgaaaacttactgggggatgtaactttcctgggtgataatcaaggcaaatgtcttgataaattccaccgcggctttcgaattggaactcgccgcttccccgtgtcggaTTACCGAGTGAactccagatcttttttttaatttttcgaaccagccatgactcgctttaaagggttctgaatttgttgaaagctctcctttcgttgttatcaaatccatgtaaattccgctggctttttcacatatggttgactcggtcacgctatctcctgctaattgtttttcttttatccacaataaaaaaaggttctcgatctcgtcgtgaatgtcactgcgccggtgggaaatgatagttagtcctttggaaggtctcttctccttaattccgtctttctgcttaaggatggtggatatagtTGACATATttctctcgtattgccgagcgagctcggtaacacgtaccccactctcatatttttcaattatttcgcgtttcatgtccattgtcaacggtcgccttttctttgcaaaactctgccgatccatagtattgtttacctggtatgtaaatgtagaccaatgtgggggaaaaagcgGGCGGatggggaaatgcaaagtccgcccagtgctcgtagatatattttatacacgaaaaagatgcaaaaagacagtgccatggccacctgcttggtcgcatcacaaaattttgatcgtatctcgggctaattattcgatcgaaattttcgtcgtaagaCCAGaatgtcgtatgacgaggtaccactgtatatgtatgtgtgtatgtgtgtatgtgtgtatgtgtgtatgtgtgtatgtgtgtatgtgtatgtatatgtatatatatatatatatatacacacatacacatacacacacacatatatatatatatatatgtgtgtatgtgtgtatgtgtgtatgtgtgtatgtgtgtatgtgtgtatgtgtgtgtgtgtgtgtgtgtatgtgtgtatgtgcgcacGAAAGTTTCAGTAGCTTTATAGACACGTAATAATGTGTGGTTTGACCTTGTTGATGTCCTTGTGTTTGTCCTTGCTGACAATCTCCTCAATGATCTCGCCCTCTCCACGCACCAGCCTTGTGTGCCCCGTTTGAGGATCCAGCACCCTGCGGATGACACTCTGCCGCGCATCGTACTCCTCCTTGGTTAGAGGCCTCCGGGTGGCCAAACGCGCCTTCTGCTCCTCTGTCATCACTGCAAACACATGTCCATACTCAAAAGACACTTTTCTTTAATACagcatttttaaacttttgttctttccatgtttttccatttgtcgtaattatttttgacaaaaatatccCTAAATTGTCCTAAAATTAATAGAGTGACCCGTAAGTGgcacaaaattaaataaataaaatgaccaaaataaacacaaaaagacatgcaaatagtcatttgcatgtcatttttttggtttattttggtctttttatttatttattttgtgccaCTTACGGGTCACTCTGTTAATTGAAGCCGTGAATTGAGCCGAAAGGAAATACAATTATTTCCTCTTAGCTTTAGGGCACTTCTTGGTCGCTTCCATTTAATTGGAAATCAGTGGGAAattacctgaaaatgcccccaaatcaacaaggAGTGACATAAATGCCCTAAAGTCAACTGAGGATGGTCTGTCTGTAGTTACCCATGCACATTTCAGAATGTATAATCAAATAGCTTTCAAGTGACagccataattaaaaaaaattgattggaaAAATACGTTATAATTTGGTTTCAAATTTGGTAAAATCCTTTGCAAGATAAGATGACAATCACTTTGAATCAAATCAATGATTTGGATAGGCTTTAATCAGCCTTTACCTATTTCATATTAAACGCTAATCTTGCTTTCAAATGACATGTtatgtattgatttaaaaatgtttgttgtaAATTTTAATATAGcttgtgtattttatttcagAGTTACCATTTATGAATAGGTGGTTTATTAGAATATACACATTGTTGGTTTGAATTCCGgatggcttcaaggaaattttagTCCACCATTTGACATCTCAGAAGGGGGAAGCAGTGCAtcatcaacacagtgtataaTGGGGATGGGGCACTGCTAACCTCGACTctggatgttgtgaatcggtggcccgaatactttgaagtgaggtcttcaaagtattcggcccaccgattcCACCGACACACTTTTCCATGAGAAAGGAGAGCCGGGGGACACTGAGGCAGACtcttatctctggggttgaagtcactgaggtggttaaaaagctcctcagtGGCAAGGCTCCGGGAGTTGATGAGAACCGCCCGGAGTTTCTGAATGCTCTGTATGTGTTGGGGCTGCCTTGGTTGACACACCTTGCGTGGACATCGGGGAAAGTGCCCCTGGATTGGCAGATTggggtggtggttcccctttttaaaaaggtgtaCCGGAGGGTGTGTTTCAATTATTGGCAAATCGCACTCCTCTGccgctgttggggttattctgggatgttattatatgtgcattaatcattaataatgTATAGGAGATTTATTCCAACTTGGGACAGAGCAAGCTCGATCGAGGTCACTCTACAtggcagctggcttcgaggacatttaattgttttcaggactattgaccggacaggtcaccatgttccaggccgaggactgttgatccgagttcgcaatgaagatctgatAAGGACtcttgctttgacttggattccggcagatgggcgataatcgaatcaacttccgaagatactcgcatattgtttaaaaatactgtcgctcggtttaccttatatgaaattattatgcttgtgcaaattcttacgcagttgtttttggtttccgatctggtcgggtcaccttgtatgcttacttgtgaaaattcttacgcaggtgtttttggtttccgacctgatatgcaattgttgtggcagttgtttttttaccttaatggtgttatccggttagcttatgcaattgtttgaatcagattaccttaagtgttttgattatgtacgactaaatggacagatgatgccgtttcttcagaatgtcacagtggcgaggacgagccaggacgattctcacttgcaagtttcaacgctggaatatgtcaacaatgtctctctgttttcattaaagtatacctattaataaacctatcatgcCTTCTCGTTAAATTCCTCATGTATTGCCGAGCTTAGCATTAGCTCCTGCTCTTTCAGCTCCGTTGAGAGTTCGTTTTGGTGCACTGCGACAATTTCACCCACCGGAGACTGCGGTTCAGTTTGAGGCCCAACTGCAAGTCTGTCGAAGGCACTTGGCCACAGCCTCATCCAAGCATAAGATCAAGCACACAACGACGAACGGCCGTCAAAAGGAGAATGTTGAAACATGGAGAGTTGTTGTGACAGCTAATGAGAGACAAGTAGAGTGTAGTGAAATTGTCatgttttcgtatcttgaggcactcatttgcatttcaaaaggtttcgtaacctgagaatttcatacctagaggcatttgtaagtagaggtaagactGTACTTGGCTGCCCAAGCATTCGGGCAGTTGTTAATGTCGAGCCCTGTACCAGCAACAGGCTGAcggcaaatgaacaaatatcCTTTCGctctcacttcaaatggattggaagtctagtGCCAAAATTAGTTGAGAAATAAGAAAgttatgaattaatttgaatgtCAGTTACCTGGGCCCAGTTCGCCACCGTCGTCGTCGTTGCCATGCCAAATCTCCAGTGAGGAAGAAGGTATGGCCGGGAAGTTGCTGACTGGCTGGGCCAACTCCATCAGCCGCTTCTGGATGTCCTGCTCTTTGCGCTTCTGATCTTCCTTCATCTTTTTCAGTTTCTTCTTCTTGCTCAGCTTGgcctttttctcctttttggaTTTCTTGGCTgacttctttttcattttttcatcacTTGGCGACGAAGAGGACGATGAAGAGGGGGTTCGTTTTTGCTTCTTGCTCTGTGTTTTTACACCTAAGGACACACGTTTTTTTATCATGTTTAATATCATACATTTCTATGGCGTATTGGGAGCAAAATGATCGATGGATGATTGGTAGATGGATAAAGATATAATATAGTCATATaagtacttacaaaattaattggttccagaacttttttcgtaacttgaaaatttcgtaagtaggtgtactttaaatgtagattctctaattcgttccacgatcCTCACgctactaccaactaaaccctttataaTTGGTCAGTGTCTCAATTTTCTCACTGGAAATGTTTAcctagtggtttgatttactgCAGTCGAAAAgctcaatggtactgaaaacacACTTACTGAATCTGACCCAATGTCGTCACAAAATCCCATGCtccaaaaaaatctgttttgagTAACCGACCTAGCATTCCTGTTGTTGGGATGTGGGTGGGAAAACAGGGGTAAAAGAGGAAGGTCGGAAATCCTCGGGGATTGAACCTCCTAACCACCCTTCTTTCACCGTTCACTGTTCAGTGAAaacataaaaatctaaaaaacaaTTGGGAAGTATTAGTCGCAACACAAGTTTTTTATCTATTGTAGTGACTTAGATAATGATCAGGCCACGTGTTATGTCAAATATGGGGAGTGCAGAATTAagaggcaaataagtattttgaCGACATCGTCCTCTTAATGCATGTTGTCTTACTCAAAGCTGTACAGGCTCGAAAGCCAACTTCCAACACAACATATCAGGTGCATCTCTGTAATGAGAAGGGGTGTGGTCTAATGACATCAACATTCATATCAGGTGTGCAACTATTAGGCAACTTCCTTTCTTTCGGCAAAATGGGTCAGAAGAGGAATGGTATGTTTGCCATCCGACATCCATCACTCCTAAGCCGTTCGCAACCCGGCTTCTCCCGGCTGCTCTTTTGTGTTCGATTCATGTCTTGAGTCCATCTTCCAAGTTTTCATACTCTCATCCTGTTGTCATTCATGTCAGGACTTtcttctacagtggtaccttgagatacaagcttaatgcgttccggaactgagctcgtatgtcgatttactcgtatctcaaatcaacatttcccatagaaatgaactaaatacacatgaattcgttcccacccactgaaaaaaatcaaaacaggatattagaatggaaaaacatttatttttattggttgtaattcaccatctactaacagagtaacaactAACTAGTAgctatgatgtttaataataaaacgaGGCATTATTtcatacaacggggagttcgtggctggggcgagagagagagcgagagccacttgacggatgcgctcgtattgtaacaaactttaaatttgacttaaatgaactttgattcctatacacacttgAAAAAAGTTTTACtgttacgttacactaaatttaaaccttcttgtacAATAAcgaaggcaaagaggttaatataTGCCACCGCGGCTTTCAGGGCGAACTTCTCCATACGTGTTGaggagccagctcagtcatgcGAACACTACTCATATTTTTCGATTagttcgtgcttaatatcgattgtcatcatacgcctttttcttcgcactacccttcattgcactggcttgctttggatccattgtgtttcccttaattctgcactgactaatgtaaaaaaaaacacggaaaaaatgcaacactccgcccagaagaaaaaaatctatataataataattttaaggtgtacagtaatccctcgattatcgcgtcttcactaaTCACGAATTcgctactttgcgatttttctcccgtaattaattattttaaaaaaagttcacaaCCGGAAGACAGATAAAATTGGCGgcagaaaatggcggaagtcagggtaCCGCCTCCTCTTCTGCGCTGAAATGATTGGTTCTAAACATCAACCATACCACAGAAGAAAGCAAAGTATGAATTCTGCTGCTAACATACGGTCCGGTCTTTCCTGTTCCCTGCGTGTAGCGTTTAGCATCACGTATGGAGACTGAATTCCAGCcttctttgtttggattttacaattatACACCACCACGAAAAATGGCTCCCAAGCGTCCAGGACCACCCAAGGCTTCATTTGATGCGAAGAAAAAAGCACCTTGCCTTCcgatgaaaaactaaaaggcacAATGACATCACAATCACAGAAGCAGTTGCGTTTTTCCTTTCCAAACACATGCTACCTATTAGCCCTGTGGAAAATGACcaccgcaccgcattatacaggtctacagtagaggctggggttacatTATGCACCCACTAGATGGTGATTCGCtcaagggaatgtcaacaaaacagtcagataggtcagtcaaactttattaatagattacaaatcagctttctgacaactccattcattcccaaaatgaataaacaacggttttattattttctctgaggttaagtattagtattttcgtgacacggtTTATCTTTTCACAACAGCAAGGTATAACATGTAAGTGCAACATTTATATAACATAGTGGAAGGGAACTTTTCCTCCATTAAGTAAACACGTAAAAAACTTTCTGATGCTGTTACGGTAAAGAAAAAGTTAGTGCAATCACAATATATTCACA contains:
- the arl6ip4 gene encoding ADP-ribosylation factor-like protein 6-interacting protein 4; the encoded protein is MDRSRSPTRTKKEKKNDNERKKRRRSPSGSSSSSTRNKSKKKAHKNRSVKTQSKKQKRTPSSSSSSSPSDEKMKKKSAKKSKKEKKAKLSKKKKLKKMKEDQKRKEQDIQKRLMELAQPVSNFPAIPSSSLEIWHGNDDDGGELGPVMTEEQKARLATRRPLTKEEYDARQSVIRRVLDPQTGHTRLVRGEGEIIEEIVSKDKHKDINKQAMRGDGSTFQRTLGLNR